The following are from one region of the Biomphalaria glabrata chromosome 12, xgBioGlab47.1, whole genome shotgun sequence genome:
- the LOC106050477 gene encoding ankyrin repeat domain-containing protein 18B-like gives MAFRNRFSKIRASIYKKKNDVYNVEKQSIKMLRTHSSNNIDQEGNNALHLAVIEGDYDSVKKICSYHRNIDLPNNEGNDALMLAVIHKHETIANYLLSIGAQTCTRNKHGLTASDLVDKNTSKTLVNLISLNMRNAKCRKDSSTQSYDTLERQDLTKENPSANNNDIVDNTRNSVGRNAEKYPVNEADLENETSSETDNQRFSSDVRKIYLKSKYNEVYKTETFRLNKDLENKQPQSQISQRLNFDSSLQGFYKVQSDPNILFENYSDYVEQSTQTDLIERYTHTERIAQSTQTNEIAQSIQKSRFAQSSQTNRISRFTQTDKIEQSTQTDGFAQSSHAERLLSHSDKNEESTCSDSLSKDFYNITCWLAICLLNLLTNNNAILQSGLTEVNIQSSKPNINLQSQINCTKKTFLHDTTIDQNNENNTTFSLFDEPDNLSNEQEHSDLAALVLQSADQSYIKVPAPGKSQRAFNVKRSVSSIEKVEHPKELQRDAKKQACSLDKICEMAPEDDKQKMSKSCPDISFYYTTVNINGKDSKIAMDGSKLNINKEAYSSHE, from the exons ATGGCATTCCGAAATCGTTTTTCCAAGATTCGAGCgagtatatataaaaaaaagaacgatGTCTATAACGTGGAGAAACAGAGCATAAAGATGTTACGCACACACAGTAGCAATAACATTGACCAAGAAGGAAATAACGCTCTTCATCTTGCAGTTATAGAAGGTGACTATGATAGTGTCAAAAAGATATGTTCCTACCATCGAAACATAGATTTGCCCAACAATGAAGGAAACGACGCCTTAATGTTAGCTGTTATTCATAAACACGAAACGATTGCGAATTATCTACTCTCCATTGGGGCACAAACATGTACCAGAAATAAACATGGACTCACTGCTTCTGACCTGGTCGATAAGAACACTTCAAAGACGCTTGTAAATCTAATTTCGCTGAATATGAGAAACGCGAAATGCAGAAAAGATTCGTCAACCCAATCATATGATACATTAGAGAGGCAAGatttaacaaaagaaaatccgagtGCTAACAACAATGACATCGTTGATAATACTAGAAATTCCGTTGGCAGAAATGCTGAAAAATACCCTGTGAATGAAGCTGATTTAGAAAATGAGACGTCATCAGAAACAGACAACCAACGTTTTTCATCCGATGTgagaaaaatttatttaaagtctAAATACAATGAAGTTTACAAAACAGAAACTTTTAGACTAAATAAAGATCTGGAAAATAAACAGCCACAATCCCAGATCTCACAGCGACTTAATTTTGATTCATCTTTACAAGGTTTCTATAAAGTACAGTCTGACCCAAATATCCTCTTCGAAAATTATAGTGATTATGTTGAACAATCAACTCAAACTGATCTTATAGAGCGTTACACCCACACTGAAAGAATCGCACAATCCACCCAAACTAACGAAATTGCACAATCTATCCAAAAAAGCAGATTTGCACAATCAAGCCAAACTAACAGAATTTCACGATTCACACAAACTGACAAAATTGAACAATCTACCCAAACTGACGGATTTGCACAATCTTCTCATGCTGAAAGACTTCTTAGCCATAGTGATAAAAATGAAGAATCAACATGTTCTGATTCACTAAGCAAAGACTTTTATAACATAACATGCTGGCTAGCAATCTGTTTATTGAATCTTTTAACGAACAATAATGCAATCCTACAATCTGGTCTGACAGAGGTCAATATTCAATCTTCTAAGCCTAATATCAATTTACAAAGTCAAATCAATTGTACCAAAAAAACGTTTCTACACGATACAACGATTGATCAAAACAATGAGAATAATACGACATTCTCTCTATTCGACGAGCCAGACAATCTTTCTAATGAGCAGGAACATTCAGACCTGGCAGCCCTAGTTTTGCAGTCTGCTGATCAGTCCTATATTAAGGTACCTGCCCCAGGAAAATCCCAAAGAGCTTTCAATGTTAAACGGAGTGTAAGCTCGATAGAGAAAGTCGAACATCCGAAGGAGCTTCAGAGAGATGCAAAGAAACAGGCTTGCAGTCTTGATAAAATCTGTGAAATGGCTCCCGAAG ATGATAAACAGAAAATGTCAAAATCATGTCCTGATATTTC CTTTTACTACACTACTGTCAACATCAATGGAAAAGATTCTAAAATCGCAATGGACGGAAGCAAACTCAACATCAATAAGGAAGCATATAGCTCACACGAGTAA